Proteins from a single region of Streptomyces glaucescens:
- a CDS encoding DUF3093 domain-containing protein produces the protein MPLYEERLGVPRAWFWLAVMLGVMTAAVLLPFGPAIAAGGGAATGAAAAGVLRAYGGVRIVVTGGELLAGPMRLPLRSLGLAEILDAEEAFLWRTRRADVRALMLLRGYVPTALRIQLHDPDRVAPYLYLSTRQPTTLLAVLAFARRAQSPGGMEVG, from the coding sequence ATGCCTCTGTACGAAGAACGGCTCGGCGTTCCGAGAGCCTGGTTCTGGCTCGCCGTCATGCTCGGCGTGATGACCGCGGCCGTACTGCTTCCCTTCGGCCCGGCGATCGCCGCGGGCGGCGGCGCGGCGACAGGAGCGGCGGCGGCCGGGGTGCTGCGCGCCTACGGCGGCGTGCGCATCGTGGTGACCGGCGGCGAACTGCTCGCGGGCCCGATGCGCCTGCCGCTCCGCTCCCTCGGGCTCGCCGAGATCCTGGACGCCGAGGAGGCGTTCCTGTGGCGCACCCGGCGCGCCGATGTGCGCGCGCTGATGCTGCTGCGCGGCTACGTCCCCACCGCCCTGCGGATCCAGCTCCACGACCCCGACCGCGTCGCGCCGTACCTCTACCTGTCCACGCGGCAGCCGACCACCCTCCTCGCCGTCCTCGCGTTCGCCCGCCGCGCGCAGTCGCCCGGCGGCATGGAGGTCGGCTGA
- a CDS encoding helix-turn-helix transcriptional regulator: MCHPSWGRARAAAQRLTDLARLRRIRDRIDREYAKPLDVEALARDADLPAGQLGRQFRLAYGMSPYAYLTARRIERATVLLRGGALGVGEVRHTVGCPTPGIFDTRFTRLAGMPPGEYRRQAAGVPRSRVTAATEPSSV, from the coding sequence ATGTGCCACCCCTCGTGGGGCCGCGCACGCGCCGCCGCGCAGCGTCTCACCGACCTCGCGCGACTGCGCCGCATCCGTGACCGGATCGACCGGGAGTACGCGAAGCCGCTCGACGTCGAGGCGCTCGCCCGGGACGCGGACCTGCCCGCCGGGCAGCTCGGCCGCCAGTTCCGGCTCGCGTACGGCATGTCGCCATACGCGTACCTGACGGCGCGCCGCATCGAGCGCGCCACGGTCTTGCTGCGGGGCGGCGCCCTCGGTGTCGGCGAGGTCCGCCACACGGTCGGCTGCCCGACACCGGGCATCTTCGACACCCGCTTCACCCGACTGGCCGGCATGCCGCCCGGCGAGTACCGGCGGCAGGCCGCGGGCGTCCCCCGCTCCCGCGTGACGGCGGCCACGGAGCCGTCCTCCGTCTGA
- a CDS encoding VOC family protein codes for MDITIHTTALPHDDPDASLAFYRDALGFEVRSDVGQGRMRWITVGPPGQPGTSILLAPPAADPGITEAERRTITEMMAKGTYGWILLATRDLDGTFEKVQAHDVEVVQEPTEQPYDIRDCAFRDPAGNLVRIQELR; via the coding sequence ATGGACATCACCATCCACACGACCGCCCTCCCGCACGACGACCCGGACGCCTCCCTGGCCTTCTACCGCGACGCGCTCGGCTTCGAGGTCCGCAGCGATGTCGGACAGGGCAGGATGCGCTGGATCACGGTCGGTCCTCCCGGCCAGCCCGGCACCTCCATCCTGCTGGCGCCGCCGGCCGCCGACCCCGGGATCACCGAGGCGGAACGCCGCACCATCACCGAGATGATGGCCAAGGGCACCTACGGCTGGATCCTCCTGGCCACCCGGGACCTGGACGGCACGTTCGAGAAGGTGCAGGCCCATGACGTCGAGGTCGTCCAGGAACCCACCGAACAGCCGTACGACATCCGCGACTGCGCGTTCCGTGACCCGGCGGGCAACCTGGTCCGCATCCAGGAGCTCCGCTGA